Genomic DNA from Mesorhizobium sp. 131-2-1:
CAGCGGCTTGGCTGAGCGAATGGCCACTGCCGGCAAGGCGCCGGCCTAGGACAACGGCGAGCATGAAGGCCGCCGTTAGCAGCATGAACATTAGTACGAGGCCGAAGGTGCCGATGCCGATCAGCGCCGTGCGGCCGGGGAACTCCAGCGGATTGACGTCGAACAGGCCGAGACAGAAGAAGGTCTTGGACAGGCCGTCGAAGGAGACCGACGACAGCGCCAGCAAAAGGAAGGCGATGCCGCTTGCCGACAGCGGCTCGGCGGAGAGCAGTTTCGCGCCCGGCCAGCAGAGATTGAGGCGACGCTTGGCGTCGCGCTCGACAACGGCAAAGCGCGCGACCATGGCGAAGAACACGCTCAGGAACTCGCCGCGCCGGCTCCACTCGCGATGGCCGAAGACGAGCATCAGGACGAAGCTCAGCAGCCAGTAGAGGCCGGCGGCGTATGCGAGCCGGGCCGGGTCGTCGGGCGCCGGGTCGATCAGCTCGAACCAGGCGAAGGCGAGAAACAGGATGACAGCCGGCCAGATGCCGAGCCAGGCGGGCAGGCGCCCGTCCCGTTCTTCGCCGTCGCGCCCAATCAGGCGGCCGACGAGACGACACGGCCCATACCAGGGATTGAGCCACCACCAGAGGTCGCCGAGCAGGCCCTGCAGGAGGGCAAGGCCAACCCAGAGCAGTGTCCATATGACGAGCGGCAGCGGGTTGGACAGCGGATCGCGGCTGCCGAACAGGCCTGCGGCGACGAGAATTGCAAAGCCGGCAAAGGATATCAGGCTGACGATCGCGCGCGGGCCATCGCCAAAGGCAAAGAGCGGCAACCGCTGGCGCCAGAAGCGGTCGAGCGCATCGGGCGGCAGCAGCGCCAGGACGAGAAAGCTGACGGCAACCGCAAGCGCGCCGCCGGCGACGTAGTAGCCGGTGGGGAGGAGCAGGACATGGCCACGGTCGGAGGCGTGGGCGAAGGCGGGGGTGGGGAGGGATGCGATGCCGCAGATGAGAACTGCTTTCGGAAAGGGGTAACCTTCGCCGCCGTGATCCTTCACACCCCCCTCTGTCCTGCCGGACATCTCCCCCGCAAGGGGGGAGATCGGATGTCGCCGGGGCTTTCGCCAATTTTCAAAGCGGGAGAAGGAGGCGGGGTGGCCGAAGCTGCCAATCTCCCCCCTTGCGGGGGAGATGTCCGGCAGGACAGAGGGGGGTGGGCGGGAACTCATGCTTTCCAAGAATAGGTCTGGTCAGCCGCTCACACCTTGACCAGCTGCCTCACGCGATCCTTCTCGCCGAAAATCCTCAGATACCGCTTGATCTCCTTCTCATCGCCGGTCGCCTTGGCCGGATTGTCGGAGAGCTTCACCGCCGGGCGGCCATTGGCTTCGCTAACCTTGCAGACCAGCGAGATGGCATCCAGCCGGTTGGTTTCGGTCGGCGCGCAGCCCTCGAAATCATTGGTGAGGTTGGTGCCCCAGCCGAAGGACATGCGCACCTTGCCGCGGAAGTGGCGGTAGGTTTCCTCGATGGTCTCGACCTCGAGCCCGTCTGAGAAGATCAGCAGCTTCTGCCTGGGGTCCTTGCCCCTCTCGCGCCACCAGGAAATGATCTTCTCGCCGCCCTCGATCGGCGGCGCGCTGTCGGGGCGGAAGCCGGTCCAGTCGGCGATCCAATCCGGCGCGTCGCGCAGGAACGCAGCCGTGCCGAAGGTGTCGGGCAGCACGATCAAAAGATTGCCGCCGTAGTATCGCTGCCAATCCTGCAGCACGTTGTAGGGCGACAGCTTCAGTTCCTGTTCCGAATTGGCAAGGGCGGCAAACACCATCGGCAGCTCATGCGCGTTGGTGCCGAGCGCTTCGAGGTCGTTGTCCATGGCAAGCAGCACGTTTGAGGTACCGGTGAAGGCCTCGCCGATGCCTTCCTTGAGCGCCTCGACGCACCAGCGCTGCCACAGGAAGGAGTGGCGGCGGCGGGTGCCGAAGTCGGAAATGCGGATACCCGGCAGCGCCTTCAGCCGCTCGGTCTTGGCCCACATCTTGGCCTTGGCGCGGGCATAGAGCACGTCGAGCGCGAAGGGACCGAAGGCGCGCATTGCCGCGCGGGAACGGAGCTCATTGATGATCGCCAGCGCCGGGATTTCCCAGAGCGTCGTGTAC
This window encodes:
- the pncB gene encoding nicotinate phosphoribosyltransferase, with translation MAKTDIARRVYNHTWKLDPIVRSLLDTDFYKLLMLQMIWGMYPKVDATFSLINRTTSVRLADEIDEQELRDQLDHARTLRFSKKEMIWLGGNTFYGRKQIFEPEFLAWLEDFQLPEYELSKRDGQYELSFSGPWMYTTLWEIPALAIINELRSRAAMRAFGPFALDVLYARAKAKMWAKTERLKALPGIRISDFGTRRRHSFLWQRWCVEALKEGIGEAFTGTSNVLLAMDNDLEALGTNAHELPMVFAALANSEQELKLSPYNVLQDWQRYYGGNLLIVLPDTFGTAAFLRDAPDWIADWTGFRPDSAPPIEGGEKIISWWRERGKDPRQKLLIFSDGLEVETIEETYRHFRGKVRMSFGWGTNLTNDFEGCAPTETNRLDAISLVCKVSEANGRPAVKLSDNPAKATGDEKEIKRYLRIFGEKDRVRQLVKV